In one Paramormyrops kingsleyae isolate MSU_618 chromosome 18, PKINGS_0.4, whole genome shotgun sequence genomic region, the following are encoded:
- the LOC140579478 gene encoding kelch-like protein 10: MEETLAFGKMMRHNMERKKSFQKFNELRLAGKLCDVVLVADNVKFEAHRVVLCGCSTYFQALFTSDWNDSGNREYQFPGIFPETLRQIIEYAYTHSVLVTADNVEDLLLAADQLNILGIVQRCCDFLHDQLCPQNCIGIFQIADVYCLNELRQSAFHSILRNFKEVATTSVEFPELTLQELCDIIEKDELNVTQEDVVFDAILRWIKHEPVSREAHISVLLPKVRMARMDPEYFMKIVKNNDLVKTNAACRPIVNDVLKVMYDLDVESPSSDFENPLIRPRLPSDILLAVGGWNMRTNNWIDAYDTQADRWVDVTQEEQSYLAGHGTVYVDGFVYCIGGFDGQNVTNTMRRFNPMTRTWQEMAPMHWHRCNASVAVLDGFIYAMGGHFGFRPLNKVERYNPETNEWTLIEPMNEWRNKASATTLNGKIYICGGQNGTETLFTAECYDPLTEQWTMIAPMSTPRRSLGVTACHGKIYAVGGINRPDHLQTMEAYDATTNRWHAVAPMSTPRSDFGIAVVDNLLFVMGGSDEFRITNKVECFDPKTGSWYRAQDMSRPKKHFSCCVVPAHPNIIKYAAPR, translated from the exons ATGGAAGAGACATTGGCTTTTGGGAAAATGATGAGACACAACATGGAGAGAAAGAAGTCTTTCCAAAAATTCAACGAGCTGCGGCTGGCCGGAAAGCTCTGTGACGTGGTCCTTGTCGCGGACAACGTAAAATTCGAAGCCCACAGAGTAGTTCTGTGTGGCTGCAGCACCTATTTCCA GGCTCTGTTCACCAGTGACTGGAATGATTCAGGAAATCGGGAATACCAATTCCCAGGCATTTTCCCAGAAACACTGAGGCAGATCATCGAGTACGCCTACACGCACTCTGTGCTTGTCACGGCTGACAATGTGGAGGACCTCCTGTTAGCCGCTGACCAGCTAAACATCCTGGGCATTGTACAGCGATGCTGCGATTTTCTGCATGACCAGCTCTGCCCCCAGAACTGCATTGGCATTTTTCAAATCGCAGACGTCTACTGCCTCAATGAGCTGCGCCAGTCTGCCTTCCATTCAATCCTGAGGAACTTCAAGGAGGTTGCCACCACCTCAGTGGAGTTCCCGGAGCTCACCTTGCAAGAGCTGTGTGACATCATTGAGAAGGATGAGCTGAATGTCACACAGGAGGATGTGGTGTTTGACGCCATCCTCCGATGGATCAAGCACGAGCCTGTCAGCAGAGAGGCCCATATTTCAGTCCTGTTACCAAAG GTCCGGATGGCTCGCATGGATCCGGAATATTTCATGAAGATCGTAAAAAACAACGATCTAGTGAAGACCAATGCGGCATGCAGGCCCATTGTCAATGACGTCTTGAAGGTCATGTATGACCTCGACGTTGAAAGTCCAAGCTCTGACTTTGAAAACCCTCTGATCCGCCCACGCCTGCCATCTGACATCTTGCTGGCTGTTGGGGGCTGGAATATGCGTACAAACAATTGGATCGACGCGTACGACACACAGGCCGACCGCTGGGTGGATGTTACGCAAGAGGAGCAGAGCTACCTAGCCGGCCATGGCACCGTGTATGTCGATGGATTTGTGTACTGTATTGGGGGGTTTGATGGCCAAAACGTCACCAATACCATGCGCAGATTCAACCCCATGACACGGACATGGCAGGAGATGGCTCCAATGCACTGGCACCGCTGTAATGCTAGCGTAGCCGTGCTTGATGGCTTTATCTATGCCATGGGTGGCCATTTTGGTTTCAGGCCCCTCAACAAAGTTGAGCGGTATAATCCAGAAACCAACGAATGGACCCTGATCGAGCCCATGAATGAGTGGCGGAACAAGGCCAGTGCCACCACCCTGAATGGCAAG ATATACATCTGTGGGGGTCAGAATGGAACGGAGACCCTTTTCACAGCAGAGTGCTATGATCCACTCACTGAGCAATGGACCATGATCGCTCCAATGAGCACCCCCCGACGTAGCCTCGGAGTCACTGCATGTCATGGGAAGATCTATGCG GTGGGCGGTATCAACAGGCCTGATCACCTGCAGACCATGGAGGCCTATGACGCTACAACAAACCGCTGGCATGCTGTGGCCCCCATGTCCACACCGCGCAGTGATTTTGGCATCGCAGTGGTGGATAACCTCCTGTTTGTGATGGGTGGCAGCGACGAGTTTAGGATCACGAACAAGGTGGAGTGTTTTGATCCGAAGACAGGCAGCTGGTACCGTGCGCAGGACATGAGCAGACCCAAAAAACACTTCAGCTGCTGTGTAGTGCCTGCGCACCCCAACATCATAAAGTACGCTGCACCTCGTTAA